The following nucleotide sequence is from Coffea eugenioides isolate CCC68of chromosome 3, Ceug_1.0, whole genome shotgun sequence.
AGAAAGACCACAAAACAAGGGTAACTTATTGCAGGATGATAGAATGAAAGTATTCACTTCATTCAATTGTTTTTTCTCAATTAAACATGAAGCAGTCTTGATTGGATCGAAGTTTTTCGCAGCAAAAAATTTCTACTTTTTTTATGACCAtattttctaaatatttttttttaatttcatatacatcaaatcattataatatatttttttataaaaaaaattctaaaattggAAATCCAAACATGGCCTTTAACGGTACATTACATTCGTCTTTAGATGGAGGGATCTATGAAAAAGCACTTTAGTGTTTTGAGATGTAAAATCCAACTCGATCACTTTCTTTCCCAAAAGTAGTTTTCGAATTTGATCGTCTGGCAACGTTGTTTGCTGTTAAGAGGAATAAAGAAGAGGACTTCCACCTTGACCTATGATtaattgataattttttttataggaAAAAATTTGAGCGGATTCGATTTCgatcatcatcatcatagatcagaacattttttttttttttaaatcgtAAGTCGTTTATATGTTTTTGAGACTATAAATTATTCATAAGTAACTTATACAAAGATTTTTACAGAACACACAATCTATTACGAGAACGTGTTTGTTTTTATTATCTAAACGGCTGAACCAACTTGTGTTGCCATTAATTGACAAATGACTGTGACAAAAACTTTATGAATGTGTGAACTTTTCGTGAGGACAAGATTTCATTCCGCCTGGTGCAGATTTATAATGGACGAAAATGAGACTAATTAATGAAATGAGAAAATCTAAGGGGTGGGCACGTAGCTGCAGTTGAGCTGGAAGCCTGGAACCACCATGGGCATGCACATGGATCCACAAAAGAACAGACATGCCCCCACCGCCGTTTCAGCGTATTCAAATTTAATAATTCCTCTGTCTGCAGAATTCACGCGtcaacactttttttttttttttttttttttgagttcattttCTAGTATCACTTTCTGGACAGATTTGAGATTTCTCGTTTGGTGTTAATCCTTAGAGAAGCATCGACCACCCATATTAAGGCTAAACTGGCACCGACATCCATCCCTTGGAAatttatttttactaattaATAAACTTCCACTTCATTTTAACAAGAATGATTCAAGTCCAAACTGGAGTTGGAATGGATTACTGTTTGAGCAACGCAGTTGTGcttggattgcaattttctgaaatttttgtaaaatatgtactgtaatgatttgatatatatgaggtAAAACAAgtaattgaaaatattttcacaaaaaccGTAGAAATTTTTTGGTAGAAAatctcttttcaaaaaaaaagccTAGAGCTATTGGACTAAGGTCCTGTTCCTAAATAATTCTGATTGTGTAAAAGTTGATTTTAGAGAATCAGAGTTAAAAAGCATcgaaatatatattttttattttatttttaattgagaataactttttcaaaattaaaatctaATATCATGTCTTGAAAATCAGTTGAGAACAAGGCTTAAATATTTTGAGAATTTCACTAATAAATTGTTATCATAGGCACACATATTAATTAGGCAAaatagaaattttcaaaaaaaaaatattgaataCAATGTAATATTTATAGTAATGATTAATATTTTACAAGAAAAAAGTTTATTACCACAGTTACTATAATGGCATTGTTTGCTTAGACGTAATATAATTTAACATAATCTAAGTTAATTTACAACCTCTCCTTTTGATTGCTTTTTCTTAAGTTGTCTTTCCACTATATTTTTTCCTTTGTTCTATTTTTCTATCTTTTTGCAATTCAAAAagaattttttgacaaaaaaaaaaaagaattttttgcCTAAAATGGTAAAAACAACTTGAGAAAAAGGGTACATTATTCATATAAATCAATAGAAATACTTTTATTTCTAAATACACATTAAATGATTGTGTCTTGTCGTTCTTGTTAAATAAGGCTTCATACCCTTTTGTGTATTTCCTCTTCTTTCTTGTCCATAACTAAGTACAAATAAAACGATGATGcgaggaaaaaaattttaaatttaacaGTTCGCACTAATGTGGAGCACGGATCAATTTCAGATGCCAGTTTTGCCCACCAGTCTGTCGGCGCCGTATAAATCGTCCTTTTCGTGCCTCAACGTAATTTTGATCCCTTTGAAGGGTATTATCATCATCAAAAAACAGTTTCCCTCTCCTGCTCCACTTCTACTTTGTAGTTTGTAGTCTAGTGCTCCACTAAATATCATCAATACAAGCTCTTGTCTTCCATTATTGAACTCTCCCTCTTTTTCTCTGTcctcttttctttgatttctgCACAATTCATCTGGAGTTTCTTTTGTATTAGTTCATAAGCTGCTAGCTAGCTGGATACAAAAGTTTATACCGCTCCAACTTTGATGTGCATTTATCATCTTTCAGCAGAAAATTGAAGCTTAACGGTAAGtattatataataaatatttgttttatcttttcaaGAAACCTGCAATTCTATTGTTTACTAGTACGCTGCGTATATTTTGGGCATGTTTGTCAGCGAGTTTTATGGCAAATTTTAATTCCTTTACGTTATTATAGTGCTTAAATTTTTAGTGAGTTTTTGCTGGTTTTGGTAATTATGTTAGGAAATACAATGATGTCTCCTCACATGCCAGAGAAAGTTGGGAACTTTGCATGGATTTTCAGGTCTAATCCTACTGTTCATTGGGGTTTCAAGATTTTATTGATGGCTGTCTTTCTTGGGATGTTGATTTTTTGTAGCATGGATGGTATATATATGGGTAGGCTTCAGAGGAATTTTGTTGCTTTGAAGATTAATAGTAGTAGTACAAACTTGACAAAAAGCCTTCAAGATTTGAACTTTACTGATGTTTCTCAACTTCAGCCGTATATAAGACAGCCTTACCTGAATCTGAATCACACCCTGAGAAACTTGACAAAAATCCATGAAATTTTGGCTCCTGATGTTGCTCCTGAACCAGCCAATTTTGCTGAGAAGGGAGTTAATGATACCCGTTTTGATCCTCAAGTTTTACCCCTGTTACCAGCCCGAAAagatgaaattttggaagacaCTGTTAAGCCAATGATTATCCCTTGGGTTTTAGCTGAATTAGAGGCAAATTATTCATCAAAGTTGCTTTCTGGTTGGTTGGCTCCTGGTGGTGAACCGTGCAAGGATTCAAGAACTGAGGGTATCTCAGTCCCAAGTCTGGATGGTCAGGAGAGTATCGAGTTGTCTACTGGAGATATCCATGAATTTAGGATCCAGGCATTGGATGGTTTTGGAAAGCCTCATTGCTTAGGCGGTGATTATTTTGAAATTGACCTTTCTGGTGTAAATTGGAAGTCTAGGCCTCCAATTACGGATATGGGGAATGGCACCTACACATTTCAGCTCCAAGTCCATCCAGATTTTGAAGGACGTTATAATCTTACCATTATTCTGCTGTTTCGACATTATGAAGGACTAAAATTTTCCCCTGCTAGATTTGCAATTGATAGAGTTCTTCGTGTTTTCCCAATTAAATTCCAGAAATCATCCGCTCAGTTACCAGAAATCTGTCAATGCGTGAAGTCTGATTTTGTCAGAGATGTTTGGTCTGGTCGATGGACTCGGCATGCCAAGAATGATAGCTGCCCTATTAGTTACGATGGACGATATAGATGCCAAGAACCACTGTTCCCCTGCCAACATCCATGGTGTGATGGCCCTATGGGGATTTTGGAAAGTAATGGTTGGGTGTATTCAACACATTGTTCATTTAAGATGTTTAACAGTGAACAAGCCTGGAATTGCTTAAGTAATCGCTGGATTTTCTGGTGGGGAGACTCAAACCATTGTGACACCATCCGTAACATCCTTAACTTCATCCTAGGATTGGACTTTGCAACTGTTCCTCGAAGGTTCGATATGAACATCACAAATCCCAAGAATCCTTCGCAAGTTGTTCGAATTACAAGCATTTTCAACGGTCATTGGAATGAAACTTCAAACTATCAGGGATTGAACTCATTGTCAAACGCAGAGTACAGAGAATTGTTGAAAGGTTACTTTTCACATGAAGTTGTCCCAGACACGTTGATAATGAATTCTGGTTTACACGACGGGATCTATTGGCCTAATCTTAGGCATTTCATCAAGGGAGCAGATTATGCCGCAGCATTTTGGTCTGAGATATTGGAAGGGCTGAGGAGGAAGGGGATGCCCCTGCCAGAAGTCATATATAGAACCACCGTGACAACTGGTGGCTATGCTAGAAGCTTAGGATTTAATCCGTCCAAGATGGAGGCCTTCAATGGAGTAGTGATAGATAAGTTGAGGCAGTACAATGTGATTAGCAGAGTGATCGATGATTTTGATATGACCTTTCCGTGGCACTATGATAACAGGGCCAACGATGGGGTTCATTATGGCCGTGCCCCACTGAAGATGAAGTGGAGGGATGGCCAAATTGGTCACCAGTATTTTGTGGACCTTATGCTTGGTCATGTACTGCTGAACGCGTTATGCACAAGATCGTAGTGTATCTAGGCAAAACCATATTGCTCACTTGCGAGGCCTTTTGCTGTCAATGCCTCAATTCTTAGTTGGGAGTCGGCAAGTGCAGGAAAGTATTGGCATGGTGAAAGTTCAAGCCGGGCTGTTGAGATTTTGATAAGAGGAAAGATGGTCTGCCAAGGCAAAGAAGGAAGCGCAATCATAGGAGGTTGGACTAAATTGGTCCTTCCATGCTACTTACATTTGGTTGCACTGTGAAAATTCAGTAGtgattcttttcattttctgtcGTTGGTGTCCCACTTGGTCAAATACCACTGTAGAATAGTTGAATATATCTATAGATTCTTTACCATTTTTTATAACCGTTTTGCTGTAAAGTTCCAATAAAGTACGATGTTAAGTATCATACCACCTAGCTTTTTAATGCCTCCCACCAAAATGACACATTTAAGTGATTTGCTTCAAAAAATTCAGGCGGGTGTGTTGTGCACCCGTTTGATTcgatggtggttcagtccctCGAATTATTTCTGGGCCTTCTTAGGTCCGCTCTCTTCCCCTTAATGTagaatagattaggttatacaaCAGTTATCGTCTTCGAAAATAAAAAAGTATCATCAATCGATTACCTAAAGTTACCTTCGAAAACTGCAACTAGAATGTTGAGCACTTGTACTCTTTTTTCtgctcttcttttcttttggagtGTTCTTCAGTGGTTGACTCGTATGCTTGTGTTTGTATTTAGTGGCTATGGATTTATGCCTTTTGTCACTGCCTTGTGTTTGAAGACCCTCCTGTTTATTTTTTGGGGGTCAGGTACCCCTTTCACACCTGTACCTAGGCAAGTAAATTGAAAAGTTTCTTGATGTTCTTGGTAAACATCACTTGCTAGTAACCTACACTACAATTGTCAGGTACAATTGCACTGCACAGTATAGATATTAAAATAATAATGTAGAAGTTAAATCAATAAAAATGCAAATGTTAACACAATTTTTAGACACAAAATTCaataactgaaaaaaaaaaatttgttgtgtCAGTGTCTACATCTATTATATTAGTGTTTACATTTGTTTGCTGGAGTTGATCTAGCATGATGTAATTGTTGTTGACGCTTGTAGAGGTATTTAATCAAGACCccttgccaaaaaaaaaaaaaaatgtaacgAAAGAAAATCGGACGACTTCTCTCAAATTGTGAGTGTGCCAATATGTTTCTTTATaatgttttatttcatttttgtcTAATTTTAGTTTTACAATTCTTGACTTTCGTTAGAATATACCCAACTTAATTAAATGAAAAGTTCTACTAGTTTGGGCTTTGGAGATTGCAAAAACATGCAATAATAATATTAtgaaaaatttaacaaataataatgaCTAGttgaaagaaataattattAACTTTTAAGACTGTGGA
It contains:
- the LOC113765133 gene encoding uncharacterized protein LOC113765133 — protein: MMSPHMPEKVGNFAWIFRSNPTVHWGFKILLMAVFLGMLIFCSMDGIYMGRLQRNFVALKINSSSTNLTKSLQDLNFTDVSQLQPYIRQPYLNLNHTLRNLTKIHEILAPDVAPEPANFAEKGVNDTRFDPQVLPLLPARKDEILEDTVKPMIIPWVLAELEANYSSKLLSGWLAPGGEPCKDSRTEGISVPSLDGQESIELSTGDIHEFRIQALDGFGKPHCLGGDYFEIDLSGVNWKSRPPITDMGNGTYTFQLQVHPDFEGRYNLTIILLFRHYEGLKFSPARFAIDRVLRVFPIKFQKSSAQLPEICQCVKSDFVRDVWSGRWTRHAKNDSCPISYDGRYRCQEPLFPCQHPWCDGPMGILESNGWVYSTHCSFKMFNSEQAWNCLSNRWIFWWGDSNHCDTIRNILNFILGLDFATVPRRFDMNITNPKNPSQVVRITSIFNGHWNETSNYQGLNSLSNAEYRELLKGYFSHEVVPDTLIMNSGLHDGIYWPNLRHFIKGADYAAAFWSEILEGLRRKGMPLPEVIYRTTVTTGGYARSLGFNPSKMEAFNGVVIDKLRQYNVISRVIDDFDMTFPWHYDNRANDGVHYGRAPLKMKWRDGQIGHQYFVDLMLGHVLLNALCTRS